Proteins co-encoded in one Arachis hypogaea cultivar Tifrunner chromosome 11, arahy.Tifrunner.gnm2.J5K5, whole genome shotgun sequence genomic window:
- the LOC112720966 gene encoding uncharacterized protein: MEVGNGRRTRFREDNWVQGGPLKASFPRLFSISNQQGSVIRDCGFWDGVEWIWNFSWRRELFQWEMELIHQLHERLRPVALSTRISDRGLWVLGWSRVDLELLMEERVVPMGDGVLQAETLSEEITSYNFTRSIWGGVIWGAWLRHFDRPWAVPGTMKGLFESWLGIQNRKKEERLLLVSFFAVIWNILMERNDRIFNNREAGVEHIQERTFLSYKEWSGIDPFGC, encoded by the exons ATGGAAGTAGGGAATGGAAGACGGACGCGGTTTCGGGAAGATAATTGGGTGCAAGGTGGTCCTCTTAAAGCAAGTTTTCCAAGGctcttctctatttcaaaccAACAAGGATCAGTGATAAGggactgtgggttttgggatggagtagagtggatttggaacttcTCATGGAGGAGAGAGTTGTTCCAATGGGAGATGGAGTTAATTCATCAGCTTCATGAGAGGTTAAGGCCAGTGGCACTATCAACAAGGATCAGTGATAGGggactgtgggttttgggatggagtagagtggatttggaacttcTCATGGAGGAGAGAGTTGTTCCAATGGGAGATGGA GTGTTGCAAGCGGAGACTCTCTCGGAAGAGATTACGAGCTACAATTTCACTAGATCAATTTGGGGAGGAGTG ATATGGGGCGCTTGGCTCAGACACTTTGATAGACCGTGGGCGGTCCCAGGAACCATGAAAGGACTTTTTGAGAGTTGGCTTGGCATACAGAACAGAAAGAAGGAGGAGCGGCTGTTATTAGTTAGTTTCTTTGCAGTGATTTGGAATATCTTGATGGAGAGAAATGATAGAATCTTCAATAACAGAGAAGCAGGTGTTGAGCACATTCAAGAAAGGACGTTTTTGAGCTATAAAGAGTGGTCTGGTATTGATCCTTTTGGTTGTTGA
- the LOC112720233 gene encoding uncharacterized protein, producing MADSTTTITDADNSSSNKEPLLDRRKQYNRCVSNVNDEFRTFRSYLRWMCMDQSNNFTAALSWLVFLLFTVAVPAASHFLLSCPSCDSHHSRSYDSVVQVSLSGMAAVSFLCLTGFVKQYGLRRFLFFDKLRDESETVRNNYMFELNRSLKIISVFVVPCFAAESAYKIWWYASASSQIPFFGYITGTVGCILELCSWLYRTTVIFLVCILFRLICYLQILRLKDFATVFHVDSDVATVLSEHLRIRRHLRIISHRYRAFIILAIVLVTGSQFMCLLVTTKARNQVNIYKAGELALCSVTLLAALCILLRSATKITHRAQAITGLAAKWHVCATLDSFDGAGAGDGLVAAAESSTERIFPHVGTDGDSSDTDDGGDEEDDINSTKLIPSYAYSTISYQKRQALVNYFENNGAGITMFGVMLDRGTLNTIFGIEMSLVLWLLGKTIFL from the exons ATGGCGGAtagcaccaccaccatcaccgatGCCGATAATTCTTCTTCCAACAAGGAACCCCTCCTGGACCGGAGGAAACAATACAACCGCTGCGTCTCCAACGTGAACGACGAGTTCCGCACGTTCCGCTCCTACCTCCGGTGGATGTGCATGGACCAGTCGAACAACTTCACGGCGGCGCTGTCGTGGCTGGTGTTCCTCCTCTTCACGGTGGCCGTACCCGCCGCGTCACACTTCCTGCTGTCCTGCCCTTCCTGTGACTCCCACCACTCCCGCTCTTACGACAGCGTCGTGCAGGTCTCACTGAGCGGCATGGCGGCGGTTTCGTTCCTCTGCCTCACCGGGTTCGTTAAACAGTACGGACTCAGAAGGTTCCTTTTCTTTGATAAGCTCCGCGATGAGAGCGAAACCGTTAGGAATAACTACATGTTCGAACTTAAT AGGTCACTGAAGATCATATCGGTATTTGTTGTGCCGTGCTTCGCTGCGGAGAGTGCATACAAGATATGGTGGTACGCATCAGCATCGTCACAGATACCCTTCTTTGGTTACATCACTGGTACAGTGGGGTGCATATTAGAACTCTGCTCCTGGCTGTACCGAACCACCGTAATATTTCTCGTGTGCATTCTGTTCCGTCTGATCTGCTACCTCCAGATCCTACGGCTGAAGGACTTTGCCACGGTGTTCCACGTGGACTCGGACGTGGCTACTGTGCTCTCGGAGCACTTGAGGATCAGGAGGCACCTGCGAATCATCAGCCACAGGTACCGCGCGTTCATTATACTCGCTATCGTATTGGTCACTGGAAGCCAGTTCATGTGTCTTCTTGTCACTACCAAAGCCAGAAATCAAGTCAATATCTACAAAGCCGGTGAGCTTGCG TTGTGTTCCGTTACACTTCTTGCTGCATTGTGCATATTGTTACGTAGTGCAACAAAGATCACACACAGAGCACAGGCGATCACAGGGCTGGCTGCCAAGTGGCACGTTTGTGCGACGTTGGATTCGTTCGACGGAGCAGGCGCCGGTGATGGACTAGTGGCAGCGGCTGAGAGTTCCACAGAGAGAATTTTCCCTCACGTTGGTACGGATGGAGATTCATCAGATACTGATGATGGTGGTGACGAAGAAGATGACATTAATTCTACCAAGTTAATTCCGTCTTATGCTTACAGCACTATTTCATATCAAAAGAGACAAGCTCTTG TGAATTATTTTGAGAACAATGGAGCAGGGATTACGATGTTCGGAGTGATGTTAGATAGGGGCACGCTTAACACCATATTCGGTATTGAGATGTCGCTGGTTCTTTGGTTGCTTGGCAAAACCATTTTTCTCTAA